The following coding sequences are from one Fundulus heteroclitus isolate FHET01 unplaced genomic scaffold, MU-UCD_Fhet_4.1 scaffold_188, whole genome shotgun sequence window:
- the LOC110367684 gene encoding uncharacterized protein LOC110367684, which yields MGPLLQISHIRCIRGLRGDKCLVHSGTEIAEGNQLEAPNIGKTMMCACAGRVAGQDILKNGALTVVGVHNSRSNQCTHPNKCEHLRIHPHSCDMDTRHPITTRCHSTVSEVVLEEFPAPIFDILIQGESYPFMLGTGARYSTVNFDLITSDRFPEVMGFSGNSQKFYFSKPVECVLPFDDSDMVFLHEFLIKKQCPINLLAHGLIAVLRAAVVCSFSYTDVVFPNGRIVRTQNSNANQMNQAPCLEEQNACVWQGNLLHSSDNSLLEVAKRWDGWITSLCPYSPPADPLHITLNYLRSPEQVFDIDGYQDAWEMMMTFLREKYNSDEPLLWVTTADVVNQPQYPLSPEKVDAIRGTISGLLSSGVLVPVTLPKTP from the exons ATGGGTCCACTCCTACAGATATCTCATATCAGATGTATCAGAGGGCTCCGCGGGGACAAATGCCTGGTACACAGCGGTACAGAAATAGCAGAAGGAAACCAATTAGAAGCCCCCAACATTGGCAAGACAATGATGTGCGCTTGTGCTGGGCGTGTGGCCGGCCAGGACATTTTGAAAAACGGTGCCCTGACTGTTGTAGGGGTCCACAACAGTCGCAGCAACCAATGTACCCATCCCAACAAATGCGAGCACCTCAGAATCCACCCCCACAGCTGTGATATGGACACCAGGCACCCAATTACGACCAGATGCCACAGTACCGTTTCAGAAGTGGTCTTAGAGGAATTTCCTGCCCCGATTTTTGACATTCTTATTCAAGGTGAAAGTTACCCTTTTATGCTTGGCACTGGGGCGCGTTACAGCACTGTAAATTTTGATCTCATAACCTCTGACAGATTCCCTGAAGTTATGGGATTTTCCGGTAACAGccagaaattttatttttcaaaaccagtTGAATGTGTGCTTCCTTTTGATGACTCCGACATGGTGTTTCTGCATGAGTTTCTTATTAAAAAGCAGTGTCCTATAAACTTGTTAGCGCATGGTTTGATAGCAGTACTAAGGGCAGCGGTGGTTTGCTCCTTCTCCTACACTGACGTGGTTTTCCCAAATGGCAGGATTGTTAGAACTCAGAACTCTAACGCAAATCAAATGAACCAGGCTCCATGTCTTGAAGAACAAAATGCGTGTGTGTGGCAGGGAAATTTGTTGCATTCTTCTGACAATTCTCTGTTGGAAGTTGCAAAGCGCTGGGATGGTTGGATAACTTCTCTCTGCCCCTACTCTCCCCCAGCAGATCCCCTTCATATTACGCTGAACTATCTGAGATCCCCGGAACAGGTGTTTGACATTGATGGATATCAGGATGCATGGGAAATGATGATGACATTTCTGCGGGAAAAGTACAACTCTGATGAACCTTTGCTGTGG GTGACCACGGCTGATGTTGTGAACCAGCCGCAGTACCCACTCTCACCTGAGAAGGTTGACGCTATCAGAGGTACTATCTCCGGTTTGTTGTCGTCTGGTGTCTTGGTTCCCGTGACTCTCCCTAAAACACCCTGA